In Deinococcus maricopensis DSM 21211, one genomic interval encodes:
- a CDS encoding adenylyltransferase/cytidyltransferase family protein — protein MAAQAARHAERARPVSGPKFGAAVLIGRFQPPHAAHLRVMLEALDLAEHLVVVLGSARAPRTPKNPFTDAERATMLRAALRSADVPDDMVSVVGVRDVYYHLPLWVQDVQSAVHSVVGEDAHVALVGFEKDASSFYLRLFPTWSFVPSTPHGTLSATEVRAALMAGKWRALAKRVPYPVLPTIWAFAASTDGQTVEADARAAEKLSENGVRRTAAAVVVAGDRLVLRPRDDAPGAGHLALPERIGWDAHDAARAAAEALGLPAATLLAAHQDARLLNHPDRVPGARWVTQAHLFRLDAPTGNPADWWPLSALDTESERIFADHARGAQALLEGWPTPEGA, from the coding sequence GTGGCTGCGCAAGCAGCCCGCCACGCGGAGCGTGCGCGTCCGGTGAGCGGCCCGAAGTTCGGCGCGGCCGTCCTGATCGGGCGGTTCCAGCCGCCGCACGCCGCGCACCTGCGCGTCATGCTGGAGGCGCTGGACCTCGCGGAACACCTCGTGGTCGTGCTGGGCAGCGCCCGCGCGCCGCGTACCCCGAAGAACCCGTTCACGGACGCTGAACGCGCGACGATGCTGCGCGCAGCCCTGCGCAGCGCGGACGTCCCGGACGATATGGTCAGCGTGGTCGGCGTGCGCGACGTGTACTACCACCTGCCCCTATGGGTGCAGGACGTACAGTCGGCGGTGCACAGCGTCGTCGGCGAGGACGCGCACGTCGCCCTGGTGGGCTTCGAGAAGGACGCCAGTAGCTTCTACCTGCGGCTGTTCCCCACGTGGTCGTTCGTGCCGTCCACGCCGCACGGCACGTTGAGCGCCACCGAGGTGCGCGCCGCCCTGATGGCCGGCAAGTGGCGCGCGCTCGCCAAGCGCGTCCCGTACCCGGTCCTCCCGACCATCTGGGCGTTCGCGGCTTCCACCGACGGGCAGACCGTGGAAGCAGACGCGCGGGCCGCCGAGAAGCTCTCGGAGAACGGCGTCCGCCGGACCGCTGCGGCCGTCGTCGTCGCAGGGGACCGGTTGGTGCTGCGCCCCCGTGACGACGCGCCCGGCGCGGGCCACCTCGCCCTGCCTGAACGCATCGGGTGGGACGCGCACGACGCGGCGCGCGCCGCCGCCGAAGCGCTCGGCCTGCCCGCCGCGACCCTGCTCGCCGCTCACCAGGACGCGCGCCTCCTGAACCACCCGGACCGCGTGCCGGGTGCGCGGTGGGTCACGCAGGCGCACCTGTTCCGCCTGGACGCGCCCACCGGGAACCCGGCGGACTGGTGGCCGCTCAGCGCGCTCGACACCGAAAGTGAACGCATCTTCGCGGATCACGCCCGGGGGGCGCAGGCGCTGCTGGAAGGATGGCCCACCCCCGAAGGCGCCTGA
- the nadE gene encoding ammonia-dependent NAD(+) synthetase, which translates to MTERQAEISRALGVRPDIDPAAEVRARVDFLKAYLRSTPARGFVLGISGGQDSTLAGRLCQLAAEELRADGHDVTFVAVRLPYGTQADEADAQAALNFIRPDRAVTVNIRGAVDAAAQAAADALGTPLRDFVRGNIKARERMVAQYALAGQLGALVVGTDHAAEAITGFFTKYGDGGVDLTPLTGLTKRQGAALLQHLGAPEHTWRKTPTADLEDDRPGLPDEVALGLTYTQIDDYLEGRPVTPEVAARLEGLYAGTQHKRALPVSPLDTWWPRA; encoded by the coding sequence ATGACTGAACGGCAAGCGGAAATCTCGCGGGCGCTCGGCGTCCGCCCCGACATCGACCCGGCCGCGGAGGTGCGCGCCCGCGTGGACTTCCTGAAAGCGTACCTGCGCAGCACGCCCGCGCGCGGGTTCGTGCTCGGCATCAGCGGCGGGCAGGACAGCACCCTCGCGGGGCGCCTGTGCCAGCTGGCCGCCGAGGAGCTCCGCGCGGACGGGCATGATGTCACGTTCGTCGCGGTGCGCCTTCCGTACGGCACGCAGGCCGACGAGGCGGACGCGCAGGCGGCGCTGAACTTCATCAGGCCGGACCGCGCCGTCACCGTGAACATCCGGGGCGCCGTAGACGCGGCCGCGCAGGCCGCCGCGGACGCCCTCGGGACGCCCCTGCGGGACTTCGTGCGGGGCAACATCAAGGCGCGCGAACGCATGGTCGCGCAGTACGCCCTCGCCGGCCAGCTGGGCGCCCTCGTGGTCGGCACGGACCACGCCGCCGAAGCCATCACCGGCTTCTTCACGAAGTACGGGGACGGCGGCGTGGACCTCACCCCCCTGACGGGCCTCACGAAGCGGCAGGGAGCAGCGCTGCTCCAGCACCTCGGCGCGCCGGAACACACGTGGCGCAAGACGCCCACCGCCGACCTCGAAGACGACCGGCCCGGCCTGCCGGACGAGGTGGCGCTCGGCCTCACGTACACCCAGATCGATGATTACCTGGAAGGCCGCCCCGTCACGCCGGAAGTGGCCGCCCGCCTGGAAGGCCTGTACGCGGGCACGCAGCACAAGCGCGCCCTGCCGGTGTCGCCGCTGGACACCTGGTGGCCGCGCGCCTGA
- a CDS encoding dihydroorotase — translation MLKIENVKRLGSEQLETLFVENGYIKGWNLNDTAEQTLDGRGGTVIPALIELHAHLREPGQTEKEDLASGLAAAAAGGYGTVVSMPNTSPVVDDPSIVRALIEKADGLGLARLRPAAALTKGQSGKELAELALLKDAGAVMFTDDGRTNEDARMLRLGLEYAHSLGLMVSVHAEDATLRADGVMNEGPVSEALGLPGNPAAAEAARVARDIEIAAFTGARLHVQHLSTARALDLVREAKKRGVPVTCEVCPHHLTLTDEALRSFDALYKVAPPLRTQADADALLAGLLDGTVDCLSTDHAPHTRAEKERDLLEAPFGIAYIELAFPLMVTRFADTLGVERIVNLMTSAPARLMGWDEPNLTEGAPADFTVVDLDTERVVDPSTFKSKAKHTPWAGETLRGWPTLTVVGGRVAFERA, via the coding sequence ATGCTGAAAATTGAGAACGTGAAACGCCTCGGGAGTGAGCAACTCGAAACGCTGTTCGTCGAGAACGGCTACATCAAGGGCTGGAACCTGAACGACACTGCCGAGCAGACCCTCGACGGGCGCGGCGGCACCGTCATTCCCGCGCTGATCGAGCTGCACGCGCACCTGCGCGAACCCGGCCAGACCGAAAAAGAGGACCTCGCCTCGGGCCTCGCGGCCGCCGCAGCGGGCGGGTACGGCACGGTCGTGAGCATGCCGAACACCAGCCCCGTCGTGGATGATCCCAGCATCGTGCGTGCCCTGATCGAGAAGGCAGACGGCCTTGGGCTCGCGCGTCTGCGACCCGCCGCGGCCCTCACGAAGGGGCAGTCGGGCAAGGAACTCGCGGAACTCGCGCTGCTCAAGGACGCGGGCGCCGTGATGTTCACCGATGACGGCCGCACCAACGAGGACGCCCGCATGCTGCGCCTCGGGCTGGAGTACGCGCACTCCCTCGGCCTGATGGTCAGCGTCCACGCGGAGGACGCCACCCTGCGCGCGGACGGCGTGATGAACGAGGGCCCGGTGAGTGAGGCGCTCGGCCTGCCCGGCAACCCTGCAGCGGCGGAGGCGGCCCGCGTGGCGCGCGACATTGAGATCGCGGCGTTCACGGGCGCGCGGCTGCACGTGCAGCATCTCAGCACCGCCCGCGCCCTCGACCTCGTCCGCGAAGCCAAAAAACGCGGCGTGCCGGTCACGTGCGAGGTGTGCCCGCACCACCTGACCCTCACGGACGAGGCGCTGCGGTCCTTCGACGCGCTGTACAAGGTCGCGCCGCCCCTGCGCACGCAGGCGGACGCGGACGCGCTCCTCGCGGGCCTGCTGGACGGTACGGTGGACTGCCTCAGCACGGACCACGCGCCGCACACCCGCGCGGAAAAGGAACGCGACCTGCTGGAAGCGCCGTTTGGCATTGCGTACATCGAGCTGGCGTTCCCGCTGATGGTCACGCGATTCGCGGACACGCTCGGCGTGGAGCGCATCGTGAACCTCATGACCTCAGCGCCCGCGCGCCTGATGGGCTGGGACGAGCCGAACCTGACCGAGGGCGCGCCTGCGGACTTCACGGTGGTGGACCTCGACACGGAACGCGTCGTGGACCCGTCGACGTTCAAGAGCAAGGCGAAGCACACGCCGTGGGCGGGGGAGACGCTGCGCGGCTGGCCCACCCTGACGGTCGTGGGAGGGCGCGTCGCGTTCGAGCGCGCGTAA
- a CDS encoding RrF2 family transcriptional regulator, whose translation MWISTKAQYGLRALVEIGRRPGEAVPLKDVAANQGLSQHYLEQIASNLRRAGFIRSVRGAHGGYKLTRTPDLINTWDVVVAMEGSLAPVACVEEGHSCEREGVCATQDLWQRVEGAVRGVLGGTTLADLIRENERIEHARLVQLEPLRADVLTPRL comes from the coding sequence ATGTGGATCTCGACGAAAGCACAGTACGGCCTGCGCGCCCTCGTGGAAATCGGTCGCCGCCCCGGCGAGGCCGTCCCCCTCAAGGACGTCGCCGCCAACCAGGGCCTCAGCCAGCACTACCTCGAGCAGATCGCCAGCAACCTGCGCCGCGCCGGGTTCATCCGCAGCGTTCGCGGCGCGCACGGTGGCTACAAGCTCACCCGCACGCCCGACCTCATCAACACCTGGGACGTTGTCGTCGCCATGGAGGGCAGCCTCGCGCCCGTCGCGTGCGTTGAGGAAGGCCACTCCTGCGAACGCGAGGGCGTATGCGCCACGCAGGACCTGTGGCAGCGCGTCGAAGGCGCCGTGCGCGGCGTCCTGGGCGGCACGACCCTCGCGGACCTCATCCGCGAGAACGAACGCATCGAACACGCCCGCCTCGTGCAACTCGAACCGCTCCGCGCGGACGTCCTCACGCCGCGCCTGTAA
- a CDS encoding ion transporter, with translation MNSQSTRRPDRRAPWRVKLGNVIYNNDTPAGRAFDLLLTVLILSSVLLVLLESVSGFRAKYGPLLRTLEATFALLFTLEYLLRIVTARHASHYARSFFGVVDLLSILPGYIALLVPGVQAFQVVRALRLLRIFRILKLARYLNEASVITEALRASAAKITVFLATVLTLVLIIGATMYVVEGPKNGYTSIPTSVYWAIVTITTVGYGDIAPKTGLGKLIASATMILGYGILAVPTGIVTVGLTQAHARRAAAQRTCPNCGQVQRDEEAVFCSRCGTPLPPPSP, from the coding sequence ATGAACAGCCAGTCCACGCGGCGCCCGGACCGGCGCGCACCCTGGCGGGTGAAGCTCGGCAACGTCATTTACAACAACGACACGCCCGCCGGGCGCGCGTTCGACCTGCTCCTGACCGTCCTGATCCTGTCGAGCGTGCTGCTGGTGCTGCTGGAGAGCGTCAGCGGCTTCCGCGCGAAGTACGGCCCCCTGCTGCGCACGCTGGAGGCCACCTTCGCGCTGCTGTTCACGCTGGAGTACCTGCTGCGCATCGTTACGGCGCGGCACGCCTCGCATTACGCCCGCAGCTTCTTCGGCGTGGTGGACCTCCTCTCCATCCTGCCCGGGTACATCGCGCTGCTCGTGCCCGGCGTGCAGGCGTTCCAGGTGGTGCGAGCGCTACGGCTGCTGCGCATCTTCCGCATCCTGAAGCTCGCACGGTACCTGAACGAGGCGAGCGTCATCACGGAGGCGCTGCGCGCAAGCGCCGCGAAAATCACGGTGTTCCTCGCAACAGTGCTGACCCTCGTGCTGATCATCGGCGCGACCATGTACGTCGTCGAAGGTCCGAAGAACGGGTACACCAGCATTCCCACGAGCGTGTACTGGGCGATCGTGACCATCACGACCGTGGGGTACGGCGATATCGCGCCGAAAACCGGGCTGGGCAAACTGATCGCGTCGGCCACCATGATCCTCGGTTACGGGATTCTGGCCGTGCCAACCGGGATCGTGACCGTCGGGCTCACGCAGGCGCACGCGCGGCGCGCAGCGGCGCAGCGCACCTGCCCGAACTGTGGGCAGGTGCAGCGCGACGAGGAGGCCGTGTTCTGCTCGCGTTGCGGCACACCCCTGCCGCCGCCGTCGCCGTGA
- the pyrR gene encoding bifunctional pyr operon transcriptional regulator/uracil phosphoribosyltransferase PyrR produces the protein MNPKATILNADEMRRALTRIAHEILERNRGAQDLALVGIHTRGIPLAARLAAKLHELEGVDVPQGRLDITLYRDDLSEIARQPIIRETQVPFDLNQRRVILVDDVLYTGRTIRAALDALIDLGRPAGIQLAVLVDRGHRELPIRADYVGKNLPTSQGEVVKVKLHETDGSDSVELWNLEDVQ, from the coding sequence ATGAACCCCAAAGCCACCATCCTCAACGCCGACGAAATGCGCCGCGCCCTCACCCGCATCGCTCACGAAATCCTCGAACGCAACCGCGGCGCCCAAGACCTCGCCCTCGTCGGCATCCACACCCGCGGCATCCCCCTCGCCGCCCGCCTCGCCGCGAAACTCCACGAACTCGAAGGCGTCGACGTTCCCCAGGGCCGCCTCGACATCACCCTCTACCGCGACGACCTCAGCGAAATCGCCCGCCAACCCATCATCCGCGAAACGCAGGTCCCCTTCGACCTCAACCAACGCCGCGTCATCCTCGTTGACGACGTCCTCTACACCGGCCGCACCATCCGCGCCGCCCTCGACGCCCTCATCGACCTCGGCCGCCCCGCCGGCATCCAGCTCGCCGTCCTCGTCGACCGCGGCCACCGCGAACTCCCCATCCGCGCGGACTACGTCGGCAAGAACCTCCCCACCAGCCAGGGCGAAGTCGTCAAAGTGAAACTCCACGAAACCGACGGCAGCGACAGCGTCGAACTCTGGAACCTCGAGGACGTCCAATGA
- a CDS encoding Hsp20/alpha crystallin family protein has product MMRFDPFREIEELSQRMDRVFGATTNTPARFAPNVDIHEDDQGLEIGLDLPGVDPANIQVEAENNTLTVQAERKYDRSEGRTAHRVERAYGTFSRTFSVPAKYDLSKLEATYTNGTLSLRLPRSEASLKRTIEVKAVTNVSKPAIEAAATNQA; this is encoded by the coding sequence ATGATGCGTTTTGATCCTTTCCGCGAAATTGAAGAGCTGAGCCAGCGTATGGACCGCGTGTTCGGCGCGACCACCAACACCCCCGCCCGCTTCGCCCCCAACGTGGACATCCACGAAGACGACCAGGGCCTCGAAATCGGCCTGGACCTCCCGGGCGTCGACCCCGCCAACATCCAGGTCGAAGCCGAGAACAACACCCTGACCGTACAGGCCGAACGCAAGTACGACCGCAGCGAAGGGCGCACCGCCCACCGCGTCGAACGCGCGTACGGCACCTTCAGCCGCACCTTCAGCGTCCCCGCGAAGTACGACCTCAGCAAGCTCGAAGCCACGTACACCAATGGCACGCTCAGCCTGCGCCTCCCGCGCAGCGAAGCCAGCCTGAAGCGCACCATCGAAGTGAAGGCCGTCACCAACGTCAGCAAACCCGCCATCGAAGCGGCGGCCACCAACCAGGCCTGA
- a CDS encoding quinone-dependent dihydroorotate dehydrogenase — MYERLAKPVLFRLDPEDAHHLTLRGLEWASHLPLPNLGPADPALQQTLLGSTYASPIGLAAGLDKNAVAVPAFSAMGFGFVEVGTLTPRAQPGNDRPRLFRLPSDDALINRMGFNNDGVDAAAQRLARLRVRRAPVWANVGRNKTTPNETAAQDYRAGVRALWDVADAFVVNVSSPNTPGLRALQHGDDLRALLTEVMHEAEMQRVRTALRRPVLVKLAPDLTGEELEVSVEAALTAGIEGLILTNTTLSREGLTHAHREQTGGLSGRPLTARSTQLVRDAYRLTRGRVPIVGVGGVFTAQDALDKITAGANLVELYTALIYRGPGVVRALNAGLTRRLRERGFRNVAEAIGTDA, encoded by the coding sequence CTGTACGAGCGCCTCGCGAAGCCCGTCCTGTTCCGTCTCGACCCGGAGGACGCCCACCACCTGACCCTGCGCGGCCTGGAGTGGGCCTCCCACCTGCCCCTGCCGAACCTCGGTCCGGCCGACCCAGCCCTGCAGCAGACCCTGCTGGGCAGCACGTACGCCAGCCCCATCGGCCTCGCCGCCGGACTCGACAAGAACGCCGTGGCGGTGCCCGCCTTCAGCGCCATGGGCTTCGGTTTCGTGGAGGTGGGCACACTCACGCCCCGCGCGCAACCTGGCAACGACCGTCCGCGCCTGTTCCGCCTGCCCAGCGACGACGCCCTCATCAACCGCATGGGCTTCAACAACGACGGCGTGGACGCCGCCGCGCAGCGCCTAGCGCGCCTGCGCGTGCGGCGCGCGCCCGTATGGGCCAACGTCGGCCGCAACAAGACCACGCCGAACGAGACGGCCGCGCAGGACTACCGAGCGGGCGTGCGCGCCCTGTGGGACGTGGCGGACGCCTTTGTCGTGAACGTCAGCAGCCCGAACACGCCGGGCCTGCGCGCCCTGCAGCACGGCGACGACCTGCGCGCCCTGCTCACCGAAGTCATGCACGAGGCCGAAATGCAGCGGGTCCGCACGGCCCTGCGCCGCCCCGTGCTCGTGAAACTCGCGCCGGACCTCACGGGCGAGGAGCTGGAAGTCAGCGTGGAGGCCGCCCTCACGGCAGGCATCGAGGGGCTGATCCTCACGAACACCACCCTCAGCCGCGAGGGCCTCACGCACGCGCACCGCGAGCAGACCGGCGGCCTGAGCGGGCGGCCCCTCACGGCCCGCAGCACGCAGCTGGTGCGCGACGCGTACCGCCTCACACGCGGGCGCGTGCCTATCGTCGGCGTGGGCGGCGTCTTTACTGCGCAGGACGCGCTCGACAAGATCACCGCCGGCGCGAATCTCGTGGAGCTCTACACGGCCCTGATCTACCGCGGTCCCGGCGTGGTGCGCGCCCTCAACGCCGGGCTGACGCGGCGGCTGCGTGAGCGCGGCTTCCGCAACGTCGCGGAAGCGATCGGCACGGACGCCTGA
- a CDS encoding SIMPL domain-containing protein: MKREFPQLFWGLVVLALALAGAAVFTVAAVRDARRANDEITVTGSAKRSITSDNAMVRLTVSNTGFTAREAYPTVQGDARRVLSFLSAQGVPDAEVTRVPLRTESGTYTETLPDGRKVERATVTLTRSFEVQSANVARVVAVSQGVGSLIEEGVAVQVDPVQYLYTRLADVRIRLLADATRDARERAQAIAEASGAHVGAVRSARMGVFQITPKNTTQADDYGSFDTTSREKDVTAVVGVTFAVQ; the protein is encoded by the coding sequence ATGAAACGGGAGTTTCCACAGTTGTTCTGGGGGTTGGTGGTGCTGGCGCTGGCGCTGGCGGGCGCGGCGGTGTTCACGGTCGCGGCCGTCCGGGACGCGCGGCGGGCGAACGACGAGATCACGGTGACGGGCAGCGCGAAGCGCAGCATCACGAGTGACAACGCGATGGTGCGCCTGACGGTCAGCAATACGGGGTTCACGGCGCGTGAGGCGTACCCGACCGTGCAGGGGGACGCGCGGCGGGTCCTGTCGTTCCTGTCGGCGCAGGGCGTGCCGGACGCGGAGGTCACGCGGGTGCCGCTGCGCACGGAGTCCGGGACGTACACGGAGACGCTGCCGGACGGCCGGAAGGTGGAGCGCGCGACGGTGACGCTGACGCGTTCGTTCGAGGTGCAGTCTGCGAATGTCGCGCGGGTGGTGGCGGTGTCTCAGGGGGTCGGGAGCCTGATTGAGGAGGGCGTGGCGGTGCAGGTGGACCCGGTGCAGTACCTGTACACGCGCCTGGCGGATGTACGCATCCGGTTGCTGGCGGACGCGACGCGGGACGCGCGGGAGCGGGCGCAGGCGATTGCGGAGGCGAGCGGCGCGCATGTGGGCGCAGTGCGGAGTGCACGCATGGGGGTGTTCCAGATCACGCCGAAGAACACGACGCAGGCGGATGATTATGGGAGCTTCGATACGACCAGCCGGGAGAAGGATGTGACGGCGGTCGTAGGGGTCACGTTCGCGGTGCAGTAA
- a CDS encoding PIG-L deacetylase family protein encodes MTQQATIMAVFAHPDDEAFSVGGTLAHYAKRGVKVVLVCATRGEAGKITDPSLTIEDLGRHREEELRRACDALGIPAPTFLDYHDSGRYERTRYDDPVALMNVNPLDVEVKLRALIEQHRPQVLLTFDPHGGYGHVDHLQMHRAATAAFFSTGHLNPGPQRLFFTALTTEAAEGLSRMGQNLDPLVYGVSHDTVACVMPVGAYREQKIAALAAHGSQMGPNSVMGRMSAEEREAMQARMLDREGFSLGGTRLPVQQYPLRGLFDGIPGFETLDE; translated from the coding sequence ATGACGCAACAGGCGACGATCATGGCGGTATTCGCGCATCCGGACGATGAAGCCTTCAGCGTCGGCGGGACGCTCGCGCACTACGCGAAACGGGGCGTGAAGGTGGTGCTGGTGTGCGCCACGCGCGGCGAGGCAGGCAAGATCACCGACCCGTCCCTCACCATCGAGGACCTCGGCCGGCACCGCGAGGAGGAGCTGCGCCGCGCGTGCGACGCGCTCGGCATCCCCGCGCCGACCTTCCTCGACTACCACGACTCCGGCCGGTACGAACGCACCCGGTACGACGACCCCGTCGCGCTGATGAACGTGAACCCCCTGGACGTGGAAGTGAAGCTGCGGGCGCTGATCGAGCAGCACCGCCCGCAGGTGCTGCTGACGTTCGACCCGCACGGCGGGTACGGACACGTGGATCACCTGCAGATGCACCGCGCGGCCACAGCGGCGTTCTTCAGCACCGGACACCTGAACCCCGGACCGCAGCGCCTGTTCTTCACGGCGCTCACGACGGAAGCCGCCGAGGGGCTATCCCGCATGGGCCAGAACCTCGACCCGCTGGTGTACGGCGTCAGCCACGACACGGTGGCGTGCGTCATGCCGGTCGGCGCGTACCGCGAGCAGAAAATCGCGGCGCTCGCGGCGCACGGCAGCCAGATGGGCCCGAACAGCGTGATGGGCCGCATGAGCGCCGAGGAGCGCGAGGCGATGCAGGCCCGCATGCTGGACCGCGAGGGCTTCAGCCTGGGCGGCACGCGCCTGCCGGTGCAGCAGTACCCGCTGCGTGGCCTGTTCGACGGCATTCCCGGTTTCGAAACGCTCGATGAATGA
- a CDS encoding ParA family protein has protein sequence MKQRVAVTSEKGGVGKSTLAVHLAGAWVDLGVRVVLLDGDDRVGSSLAWHARGPGLPFDVFAEDDARPKRLADADVVLTDTWGRPKRKELRAFAQSADLIVIPTGVSPLELESAAALDAYLRAEGASPVVVLTRVPPVGGAAEAARARLRAGGTRVAAQTVRAYAAYTRAAEAGVLVRDVPDERAPQAWTDVLNLARELHASA, from the coding sequence ATGAAGCAGCGCGTGGCCGTCACGTCGGAAAAAGGAGGCGTGGGGAAAAGCACCCTGGCCGTTCACCTCGCGGGCGCCTGGGTGGACCTGGGGGTGCGCGTCGTCCTGCTCGATGGGGACGACCGCGTCGGGTCGAGCCTCGCGTGGCACGCGCGCGGGCCGGGCCTGCCGTTCGACGTGTTCGCGGAGGACGACGCGCGCCCGAAGCGCCTCGCGGACGCCGACGTGGTCCTTACGGACACGTGGGGCCGACCGAAACGCAAGGAGCTGCGCGCGTTCGCGCAGAGCGCCGACCTGATTGTGATTCCCACGGGCGTGAGCCCGCTGGAACTGGAGAGCGCCGCGGCCCTCGACGCGTACCTGCGCGCGGAGGGCGCCTCGCCGGTCGTGGTGCTGACGCGCGTTCCGCCGGTGGGCGGCGCGGCCGAGGCAGCGCGCGCACGCTTGCGTGCTGGAGGCACCCGCGTGGCGGCGCAGACCGTGCGGGCGTACGCGGCGTACACCCGCGCGGCCGAAGCGGGCGTCCTCGTGCGTGATGTGCCTGACGAGCGCGCGCCGCAGGCCTGGACGGACGTGCTGAACCTCGCGCGGGAATTGCACGCCTCCGCCTGA
- a CDS encoding aspartate carbamoyltransferase catalytic subunit yields the protein MNARPRHLLDFDDYTPERLGAILDNADVMRAVLDRPVKKVPALQGLTVCTAFFENSTRTRTSFELAARRMSADVLSFAAGSSSVSKGESLRDTIETLTAYKVDAFIVRHHASGAAHLVAKYSGKPVINAGDGRRAHPTQALLDAYTIRRELGSLEGKNVTIIGDVRHSRVARSNAQLLPMLGANVTLCGPATLLPRDLAHLPGVKLTTNAQDAVTGADAVMALRLQGERMNGGYLGSLQEYIREYQVNDALLARASDDAIVLHPGPMNRDVEISSAAADGPRSRILQQVENGQAIRMSVLYHLLVGRA from the coding sequence ATGAACGCCCGCCCCCGCCACCTCCTCGACTTCGACGACTACACCCCCGAACGCCTGGGTGCCATCCTCGACAACGCCGACGTCATGCGCGCCGTCCTGGACCGCCCCGTCAAGAAGGTCCCCGCCCTGCAGGGCCTCACCGTCTGCACCGCGTTCTTCGAGAACAGCACCCGCACCCGCACCAGCTTCGAACTCGCCGCGCGCCGCATGAGCGCCGACGTCCTCAGCTTCGCGGCCGGCAGCAGCAGCGTCAGCAAAGGCGAAAGCCTCCGCGACACCATCGAAACGCTCACCGCCTACAAGGTCGACGCGTTCATCGTCCGCCACCACGCCAGCGGCGCCGCGCACCTCGTTGCCAAGTACAGCGGCAAACCTGTCATCAACGCCGGCGACGGCCGCCGCGCCCACCCCACCCAGGCGCTTCTCGACGCGTACACCATCCGCCGCGAACTCGGCAGCCTCGAAGGCAAAAACGTCACCATCATCGGCGACGTCCGCCACTCCCGCGTCGCCCGCAGCAACGCCCAGCTGCTCCCCATGCTCGGCGCGAACGTCACCCTCTGCGGCCCCGCCACGCTCCTCCCGCGCGACCTCGCGCACCTCCCCGGCGTGAAACTCACCACGAACGCGCAGGACGCCGTCACCGGCGCCGACGCCGTCATGGCGCTGCGCCTCCAGGGCGAACGCATGAACGGCGGCTACCTCGGCAGCCTCCAGGAGTACATCCGCGAGTACCAGGTCAACGACGCGCTCCTTGCGCGCGCGAGCGACGACGCCATCGTCCTGCACCCTGGCCCTATGAACCGCGACGTGGAAATCAGCAGCGCCGCCGCTGACGGCCCGCGCAGCCGCATCCTGCAGCAGGTCGAGAACGGGCAGGCCATCCGCATGAGCGTCCTGTACCACCTCCTCGTCGGACGAGCCTGA